One genomic window of Marinobacter adhaerens HP15 includes the following:
- a CDS encoding DUF4397 domain-containing protein has product MKTKYALPMVLAGSVVLSGCWLDDDDDPATTSVRVLHASSDAPAVNVRVNGDVVVSGADYKQAAVLTPGAGLADIAVDGLLPGGATATVISADGVSLRADTNYDVIAVGKVGDETIEPLILTDDGARDDANSARLRVAHLSPDAQTAAGGPVDVYVTASGDPLPAEATFSFSFKESVGPLELPASDDYQIRVTPAGSSTVVYDSGQIGLPAGSDLLVGAVDNTGANGDASPISLVVLNGSEVAEIFDAGQDAGVRVVHASSDAPNVDVFVGETGPAALSDIPFGSVSPFAFLDGYAALPAGDTRVRVAAAGTGLGGGQVVIDETLPLANGQGYSVLAVGQLANIEALVAEDTVRSIATQASLRIVHASTAAGNVDIYLVPGTQNGIGNSAPALSDVPFKAVTDYLPIAEGTYNVYIAPTGTGTPAITAEGVELNAGGVYTVVARDADPANADPALQALGLILFDDFVGQPQ; this is encoded by the coding sequence ATGAAGACAAAATATGCTTTACCGATGGTTTTGGCGGGTAGCGTTGTGCTATCCGGGTGTTGGCTTGATGACGATGATGATCCAGCAACAACCAGTGTTCGGGTCCTGCATGCGTCCTCTGATGCACCTGCGGTGAATGTACGGGTGAACGGTGATGTTGTCGTTTCAGGTGCTGATTATAAGCAGGCTGCCGTCCTCACTCCGGGTGCCGGTCTTGCCGATATCGCGGTTGATGGATTGCTGCCGGGCGGCGCGACCGCGACTGTAATTTCCGCTGACGGCGTGTCGCTGCGTGCGGATACCAACTATGACGTGATCGCAGTTGGCAAAGTTGGTGACGAGACCATTGAGCCGCTGATCTTGACGGATGATGGTGCTCGTGACGATGCCAACAGTGCGCGCCTGAGGGTAGCGCATTTGTCGCCTGATGCTCAGACAGCTGCAGGCGGTCCAGTGGATGTATATGTGACTGCGTCCGGTGATCCGCTTCCTGCCGAAGCTACCTTTAGCTTCTCCTTCAAGGAAAGTGTAGGTCCACTGGAGCTTCCCGCTTCAGACGATTACCAGATTCGGGTTACCCCTGCGGGTTCCAGTACCGTTGTTTACGACAGTGGCCAAATTGGCTTGCCAGCCGGGTCTGATCTTCTGGTCGGCGCCGTTGACAACACGGGTGCAAACGGCGATGCAAGCCCAATCAGTCTGGTCGTACTGAATGGCAGTGAAGTTGCGGAGATTTTCGACGCAGGTCAGGACGCAGGAGTACGCGTTGTGCATGCCTCTTCTGATGCACCTAACGTAGATGTTTTTGTTGGTGAAACAGGTCCGGCGGCATTGTCCGATATCCCGTTCGGCAGTGTTTCTCCGTTTGCCTTCCTTGATGGTTATGCTGCTTTGCCGGCCGGGGATACCCGGGTTCGGGTAGCGGCTGCTGGAACCGGCCTAGGTGGCGGACAGGTTGTCATTGATGAGACATTGCCCCTTGCCAACGGCCAGGGTTATAGCGTTCTTGCGGTCGGTCAGTTGGCGAACATCGAGGCGCTTGTCGCAGAGGATACGGTGCGCAGCATTGCTACCCAAGCCTCCCTGAGAATCGTTCATGCTTCAACTGCGGCCGGCAATGTCGACATCTATCTGGTTCCGGGCACTCAGAACGGTATCGGTAACTCAGCCCCGGCGTTGTCAGACGTTCCCTTCAAAGCGGTAACTGACTATCTTCCGATAGCTGAGGGCACGTATAACGTCTACATTGCACCGACAGGAACGGGCACACCGGCAATCACCGCCGAAGGTGTTGAGCTTAATGCAGGTGGAGTCTACACGGTAGTTGCACGGGATGCGGATCCAGCTAATGCAGATCCGGCATTGCAAGCGCTAGGGCTGATCTTGTTCGATGATTTCGTTGGGCAACCTCAGTAA
- a CDS encoding histidine phosphatase family protein: MATIYLVRHGQASFGKENYDQLSPTGWEQGRVLGRWLAGKVEPAAVFGGDLERHRETVEAIATGYGSKLPDMQVVPGFNEFDHTTVVARYRPEWSDRAVMARDLKAFPKPAKAFQEAFVHAVHRWASGEFDHEYEESWPDFKARVLAAFEEMIDYADGGDVLVATSGGPISVIAQHLLGLDDARALGLNEVIANTSVSRVLYSGPRRSLAVFNNYSHLEADDPALVTFR, from the coding sequence ATGGCGACGATTTATCTGGTTCGTCACGGCCAGGCCAGTTTCGGGAAAGAAAACTACGATCAACTGTCTCCCACGGGCTGGGAGCAGGGTAGGGTGCTTGGCCGCTGGCTGGCGGGCAAAGTGGAACCGGCAGCGGTTTTCGGAGGCGATCTGGAACGCCACCGCGAAACCGTTGAAGCCATCGCCACCGGGTACGGATCCAAACTGCCCGATATGCAGGTGGTTCCCGGCTTCAACGAGTTTGATCACACCACTGTGGTGGCCCGGTACCGCCCGGAGTGGAGTGACCGCGCGGTGATGGCGCGGGACCTCAAGGCGTTTCCCAAACCGGCCAAAGCGTTCCAGGAGGCCTTTGTGCACGCGGTGCATCGCTGGGCCTCGGGCGAGTTTGACCACGAGTACGAGGAAAGCTGGCCGGACTTCAAGGCCCGCGTTCTGGCGGCCTTCGAGGAAATGATTGACTACGCCGATGGCGGCGATGTGCTGGTGGCGACCTCCGGCGGACCAATTTCCGTGATCGCCCAGCACCTGCTCGGTCTTGATGACGCCCGGGCACTCGGTCTGAACGAGGTGATCGCCAACACCAGCGTGTCGCGGGTCCTGTATTCCGGCCCCCGGCGAAGCCTGGCCGTTTTTAATAACTACAGCCACCTGGAAGCGGATGATCCCGCCCTGGTGACATTCCGATAG
- a CDS encoding DUF6279 family lipoprotein, with the protein MNTAKDWTPGFIKPFVLILLLALGLVGCSSTKMAYRYADWGIVWWVEDYVTLTADQKQQLNSDIVQLRQWHCSAELPRYQAWLDELESDVSSNPPDKATVDYHQQQLFSFFPSLLEKATPVAVNLLSSLSDEQVQELANNMAQSQREMEDEFLADSPEATAEARAERTAERVEQWLGDLNSEQRDIVRQWSANRGEQTEIWLRGRRNWQLVLLELLEKRNAPTFEAELEYLILNSEEVRGEAYKVMMAESRAAMSSLMHELIMAGDRETLAQLQDRAVELNDDFAALTCSPA; encoded by the coding sequence ATGAATACTGCCAAAGACTGGACACCCGGCTTTATCAAACCGTTTGTCCTCATTCTGTTACTGGCCCTTGGACTGGTTGGCTGCAGTTCGACCAAGATGGCTTATCGATACGCGGACTGGGGCATCGTGTGGTGGGTAGAAGACTACGTGACACTGACGGCCGACCAGAAACAGCAGCTCAACAGCGACATTGTTCAATTGCGGCAATGGCATTGCAGTGCCGAATTGCCCCGCTACCAGGCCTGGCTGGATGAACTCGAGTCTGATGTTTCCAGCAACCCACCCGACAAGGCCACCGTCGACTACCATCAACAACAGCTTTTCAGTTTCTTCCCGAGTCTTCTGGAAAAGGCAACGCCTGTCGCGGTAAACCTTCTCTCAAGCCTGAGCGATGAACAGGTGCAGGAGTTGGCGAACAACATGGCGCAAAGCCAGCGGGAAATGGAAGACGAATTCCTGGCCGACTCCCCGGAGGCAACAGCCGAAGCACGCGCAGAGAGAACCGCAGAGCGGGTTGAGCAATGGCTGGGGGACCTGAACAGCGAGCAGCGCGACATCGTGCGGCAATGGTCCGCCAATCGGGGCGAGCAGACTGAGATCTGGCTGCGGGGTCGAAGGAACTGGCAACTGGTCTTGCTGGAACTGCTGGAAAAAAGAAACGCGCCGACGTTCGAGGCGGAGCTGGAATACCTGATTCTGAATTCCGAAGAGGTGCGTGGTGAGGCCTATAAAGTCATGATGGCAGAAAGTCGGGCTGCCATGTCCTCCCTGATGCACGAGTTGATTATGGCAGGTGACAGGGAAACACTGGCCCAGCTCCAGGATCGGGCGGTGGAGCTGAACGATGACTTCGCGGCACTGACCTGTTCGCCGGCCTGA
- a CDS encoding isocitrate/isopropylmalate dehydrogenase family protein, whose amino-acid sequence MAQTTRIAVTPGDGIGPEVVAEAVRCLETLRAKHGLDLEWTRFPWPSHAWHEEHGESMPADALAQLQKYDAILLGALGDPGPMDDPDRYLLPDSISLAPLLDMRKGFDQWVCERPARLLPGARQYLADERAKDIDMLVIRENSEGEYVSQGGRLRKGTPDEVATQMEVFTRKATDRIIRYGFEQARNRAADRVSEGRTRTFRTLDGRTCESQVCLVTKRNALRYWGDMYTEAFDEISKEYPDVATHHELVDAACMKFVQSPWAFDVVVASNLQGDILTDLAAVLSGGMGVAPSCNLNPTDPDMPSMFEPTHGSAPDIAGQGLADPTAMLFTAARMLEWLGRKDPAIAAAGKELFDAVAADLAENSGSRRGTHEIGSAICERLSR is encoded by the coding sequence ATGGCCCAAACTACCCGCATCGCTGTAACCCCGGGCGACGGCATAGGTCCTGAAGTGGTGGCCGAGGCTGTGCGCTGCCTCGAGACCCTGCGCGCCAAACACGGCCTGGACCTTGAGTGGACTCGATTCCCCTGGCCATCCCACGCCTGGCACGAGGAGCATGGCGAATCCATGCCCGCGGATGCCCTGGCGCAGTTACAGAAGTACGATGCCATCCTTCTGGGTGCCCTTGGCGATCCGGGCCCTATGGACGATCCGGACCGATACCTGCTTCCAGACAGCATCTCACTGGCGCCACTGCTGGACATGCGCAAAGGGTTCGACCAGTGGGTCTGCGAACGTCCGGCCCGGCTTCTGCCCGGTGCCCGCCAGTACCTGGCCGATGAGCGCGCCAAGGACATCGACATGCTGGTGATTCGGGAAAACTCCGAGGGTGAGTACGTCAGCCAGGGTGGACGTCTGCGCAAGGGCACGCCGGATGAAGTGGCCACCCAGATGGAGGTGTTCACACGCAAGGCAACCGACCGGATCATCCGCTATGGGTTTGAACAGGCCCGAAACCGAGCCGCGGACCGGGTTTCGGAGGGCCGCACACGGACATTCCGGACCCTGGATGGCAGAACCTGTGAAAGCCAGGTGTGCCTGGTCACCAAGCGCAATGCCTTGCGCTACTGGGGCGACATGTACACCGAAGCGTTCGACGAGATAAGCAAGGAATACCCGGACGTGGCCACGCATCATGAGCTGGTGGACGCGGCCTGCATGAAGTTCGTGCAAAGCCCCTGGGCCTTTGACGTGGTCGTCGCGAGCAACCTCCAGGGGGACATTCTTACCGACCTAGCTGCGGTTCTGTCAGGTGGCATGGGCGTGGCACCCTCCTGCAACCTGAACCCGACGGATCCGGATATGCCGTCTATGTTCGAACCTACCCATGGCAGCGCGCCGGATATTGCCGGCCAGGGCCTGGCTGACCCCACCGCCATGCTCTTTACCGCCGCCCGCATGCTCGAGTGGCTGGGCCGCAAGGACCCTGCCATTGCCGCAGCTGGCAAGGAGCTGTTCGATGCAGTGGCTGCAGACCTTGCCGAAAACTCAGGCAGCCGACGAGGCACCCACGAAATCGGCTCTGCGATCTGCGAGCGGCTGTCCCGATAG
- a CDS encoding LysR family transcriptional regulator, with product MALNRLDLNLLHVFDTIYREGSLTRAARSLHLTQPAVSHSLSRLRDHFDDPLFTRQGNQMVPTPLARRFLESMRPGLTQIQGAVNQFHAFDPATQRKTYSLGLRDILESTFLPRLMARLDAYPELEIVSQRIARRDMETQLAAGKLDFAVDVLLPVSNQTSHELLRRDRLVVLAREGHPLATESLDMEGYLSAKHVLVSSRTEGPGIEDFELSRLGVQRSIRLRCQHYYAACRVVEETDLLLTMPEAYARIIAERANIRIMDPPADLPSIDVHLYWHKAYEREPALIWFREQLKAIS from the coding sequence ATGGCCCTCAACCGCCTGGACCTGAACCTGTTGCACGTGTTCGACACCATCTACCGGGAGGGAAGCCTGACTCGTGCAGCCAGGTCACTGCATCTCACTCAGCCGGCTGTCAGTCATTCCCTGTCGAGGCTAAGGGACCATTTTGACGACCCCCTGTTTACCCGTCAGGGCAACCAGATGGTGCCAACACCACTGGCCCGGCGATTCCTTGAGTCCATGCGGCCGGGCCTCACCCAGATCCAGGGCGCGGTAAACCAGTTTCATGCCTTTGATCCGGCCACCCAGCGTAAAACCTATTCGCTCGGGCTACGTGACATTCTGGAATCGACCTTCCTGCCCCGCCTGATGGCGCGCCTGGACGCCTATCCGGAACTGGAAATTGTCAGCCAGAGGATCGCGAGGCGCGACATGGAGACGCAACTGGCGGCCGGAAAACTGGATTTTGCCGTGGATGTGCTGTTGCCCGTCAGTAACCAGACGTCCCACGAACTGCTGAGGCGCGACCGCCTGGTGGTTCTGGCCCGGGAGGGGCACCCGCTGGCAACAGAGTCGCTGGATATGGAGGGGTACCTGTCCGCAAAACACGTGCTGGTATCCTCGCGGACCGAAGGACCCGGGATCGAGGACTTTGAACTATCGCGACTGGGGGTACAACGGAGTATCCGCTTGAGGTGTCAGCACTACTATGCCGCCTGCAGAGTGGTGGAAGAGACCGATCTGCTGCTGACCATGCCGGAAGCTTACGCCAGAATTATCGCCGAGCGGGCCAACATCCGGATTATGGATCCGCCGGCGGACCTGCCGTCTATCGACGTACACCTGTATTGGCACAAGGCTTACGAGCGGGAGCCGGCGCTGATCTGGTTCCGGGAGCAGTTGAAGGCAATCAGTTGA
- a CDS encoding DUF2798 domain-containing protein, with the protein MSKMRLSRLRQLIFGFYMSGIMSLLMSGVITFINTGIDGEFHYRWGPAFLVAWAVAFPLVTFIAPLAGKMTEFTMRRFD; encoded by the coding sequence ATGAGCAAAATGAGACTTTCACGTCTACGCCAGCTGATCTTTGGCTTTTACATGTCCGGAATTATGTCGCTGCTGATGTCCGGGGTGATCACCTTCATCAACACGGGCATCGACGGCGAATTCCACTACCGGTGGGGGCCGGCTTTTCTCGTTGCCTGGGCCGTTGCTTTTCCTCTCGTGACCTTCATCGCGCCGCTTGCCGGGAAGATGACTGAGTTCACCATGCGCCGGTTTGATTAA
- a CDS encoding SDR family oxidoreductase, giving the protein MSSKNLFDLTGKVALITGASRGIGESIARTLAEYGAHVIVSSRKIDGCEAVASSIRDAGGSAEAYACHIGDMDQIESIWAHIDQTHGKLDILVNNAAANPYFGPVEDTDLGAFNKTVDVNIRGYFFMCARGAQMMKKAGGGSIVNVASVNGVNPGHYQGIYSVTKAAVISMTKSFAMELGQQKIRVNALLPGLTDTKFASALTTNEAIKKQAMAHIPMKRVADPGEMAGTVLYLVSDASSYTTGACINADGGYLTV; this is encoded by the coding sequence ATGAGCAGCAAGAACCTGTTTGATCTGACTGGCAAGGTTGCCCTGATTACCGGTGCCAGCCGCGGCATCGGCGAGAGCATTGCCCGGACCCTGGCCGAGTATGGCGCCCACGTAATCGTCAGCAGCCGCAAGATTGATGGTTGCGAAGCGGTTGCCAGCAGCATCCGGGATGCCGGCGGTAGCGCCGAAGCCTATGCTTGTCACATTGGCGATATGGATCAGATCGAAAGCATCTGGGCGCACATTGACCAGACCCACGGCAAGCTGGATATTCTGGTGAACAATGCTGCTGCCAACCCTTATTTCGGGCCGGTGGAAGACACCGACCTGGGCGCGTTCAACAAGACCGTGGATGTGAATATCCGGGGCTATTTCTTCATGTGCGCCCGCGGCGCCCAGATGATGAAAAAAGCCGGTGGTGGCTCTATCGTGAACGTGGCTTCCGTGAACGGCGTCAATCCGGGGCACTATCAGGGCATTTACTCGGTCACCAAGGCCGCCGTAATCTCCATGACCAAGTCCTTTGCCATGGAGCTGGGTCAGCAGAAAATCCGCGTGAACGCGCTGTTGCCAGGGCTGACCGATACCAAGTTTGCCAGCGCCCTGACCACCAACGAAGCCATCAAGAAGCAGGCCATGGCCCATATCCCCATGAAGCGGGTGGCCGATCCGGGCGAGATGGCGGGTACGGTGCTGTATCTGGTTTCCGATGCTTCCAGCTACACCACGGGCGCCTGCATCAATGCCGACGGTGGCTACCTGACAGTCTGA
- a CDS encoding acyl-CoA dehydrogenase family protein: MDFNISEKGQDYLNRVKQFMKDEIFPIEEQYHKELASLDNRWVVLPIIRELKEKAKAQGLWNMFFPDEKYGCGLLNSDYALIAEETGRSFIAPEIFNCNAPDTGNMEVLIHYGSQEQKAEWLPRLLSGEIRSAFCMTEPAVASSDATNMEATAVVEGDEVVLNGRKWWSTGIGHPDCKVAIFMGLTDPDAHKHRRHSMVLVPLDTPGVKIERMLPVFGEYDEPYGHGEVLFDNVRLPKSAFIAGPGRGFEIAQGRLGPGRVHHCMRAIGAAERTLEILIKRATTREAFGRPIAKLGGNPDIIANARMAIEQARLLTLKCAWALDTKGIMGALQEVSMIKAVIPSMLQTIVDQAIQIHGGAGVSDDDFPLTQLFAYARVLRLADGPDEVHRAMVARLELRKYKN, encoded by the coding sequence ATGGATTTCAATATTTCCGAGAAAGGGCAGGATTATCTCAACCGCGTGAAGCAGTTCATGAAGGATGAGATTTTTCCCATCGAAGAGCAGTACCACAAGGAGCTTGCTTCTCTGGATAACCGCTGGGTTGTGCTGCCGATCATCCGGGAGCTAAAGGAAAAAGCCAAAGCCCAGGGCCTCTGGAACATGTTTTTCCCGGATGAAAAATACGGCTGTGGCCTGTTGAACTCCGACTACGCCCTGATTGCCGAGGAAACCGGCCGTAGCTTCATTGCCCCGGAGATTTTTAACTGCAACGCGCCAGACACCGGCAATATGGAAGTATTGATCCACTATGGCTCTCAAGAGCAAAAAGCCGAGTGGTTACCGCGTCTGCTGAGCGGCGAGATCCGCTCCGCCTTCTGTATGACTGAGCCGGCGGTTGCCTCTTCCGATGCCACCAATATGGAGGCAACGGCCGTTGTTGAAGGCGACGAAGTGGTTCTGAACGGTCGCAAGTGGTGGAGCACCGGTATCGGGCATCCCGACTGTAAGGTTGCCATCTTCATGGGTCTGACGGATCCGGATGCGCACAAGCATCGCCGTCATTCCATGGTGCTGGTGCCTCTGGACACGCCTGGCGTCAAGATCGAGCGTATGCTGCCGGTATTCGGTGAATATGATGAGCCCTATGGCCATGGCGAGGTGCTTTTCGACAACGTGCGTTTGCCCAAGAGCGCATTCATTGCCGGTCCGGGTCGGGGATTCGAGATTGCCCAGGGCCGTCTTGGGCCGGGCCGAGTGCACCACTGTATGCGGGCGATTGGTGCGGCAGAGCGCACGCTGGAGATTCTGATCAAGCGGGCAACGACTCGTGAGGCCTTCGGGCGGCCGATCGCCAAGCTGGGCGGCAATCCGGATATCATTGCCAATGCCCGCATGGCCATTGAGCAGGCCCGTCTGCTCACGCTGAAATGCGCCTGGGCACTGGATACCAAGGGCATCATGGGGGCGCTTCAAGAGGTCTCCATGATCAAGGCGGTGATTCCATCCATGCTGCAGACCATTGTGGATCAGGCCATTCAGATTCACGGTGGTGCCGGAGTCAGTGATGACGATTTCCCGCTGACACAGCTGTTTGCCTATGCCCGTGTTTTACGCCTGGCGGATGGCCCGGATGAGGTGCATCGGGCTATGGTGGCCCGTCTTGAGCTGCGTAAATATAAAAATTGA
- a CDS encoding SDR family oxidoreductase, with product MTQRVFITGGASGLGRAIALRYAKEGAKVCIGDINPEQGVGVEKEINAAGGEGYFVECDVRRLTDFEKVRDDLVKKWGGVDVVVNNAGVASAGSIEDTTMADWEWILDINVLGVVRGCKAFTPQFKQQGSGAFVNVASMAGLMLAPLMDSYNVTKAGVIALSETLSQELRDAGIHVSCVCPAFFQTNLTSSMRSDIPGIQQNVNKLMKRSTVTAEDVAEDIFRSVENKSFWVLPHAKERRMWMLKRHAPKAFDWLMHQESKRWMSKMGGSKA from the coding sequence ATGACTCAGAGAGTATTCATAACCGGAGGCGCCAGCGGACTTGGCCGCGCCATAGCACTGCGTTATGCCAAAGAAGGCGCCAAAGTCTGCATCGGCGACATTAACCCGGAGCAGGGTGTTGGCGTCGAGAAAGAGATTAATGCGGCCGGAGGCGAAGGCTATTTCGTCGAATGCGATGTTCGACGCCTGACCGATTTCGAAAAGGTCCGGGATGATCTGGTGAAGAAGTGGGGTGGCGTTGATGTGGTGGTGAACAACGCTGGCGTTGCCTCTGCCGGTTCCATTGAAGATACCACAATGGCGGATTGGGAGTGGATTCTCGATATCAATGTGCTGGGGGTGGTTCGCGGCTGTAAGGCGTTCACGCCGCAGTTCAAGCAGCAGGGCTCCGGGGCATTTGTGAATGTGGCCTCCATGGCCGGGCTGATGCTGGCGCCGTTGATGGATAGCTACAATGTGACCAAGGCCGGGGTGATTGCCCTGTCTGAAACCCTGAGTCAGGAGCTTCGGGATGCCGGTATTCATGTGAGCTGTGTGTGCCCCGCATTTTTCCAGACCAATCTGACCAGCAGCATGCGTTCAGATATCCCTGGCATTCAGCAGAATGTGAACAAGCTGATGAAGCGCTCCACGGTAACCGCCGAGGACGTGGCCGAGGATATTTTCCGGTCGGTGGAGAACAAGAGCTTCTGGGTATTGCCCCATGCCAAGGAGCGCCGCATGTGGATGCTCAAACGCCATGCGCCCAAGGCCTTCGACTGGCTGATGCATCAGGAAAGCAAGCGCTGGATGAGCAAGATGGGTGGCAGCAAGGCCTGA
- a CDS encoding phosphotransferase family protein, whose product MTQIDEAVDIREGEELDTGAVDRFMKEAIPDLQGEPEIRQYPGGASNLTYQVDYGDRSYVLRRPPFGKIAKSAHDMLREAKVMRALKPVYPYVPNIIAICDDHDVLGCDFYVMERLKGIILRQDFPKDFELSEADTRKLCLNVIDKLVDLHRVDAKAAGLDKLGKGEGYVQRQIGGWSDRFRKARTDDVGDFEQVMSWLNDKMPEDIAQVVIHNDFRFDNVVLNPDNPFEVIGVLDWEMATIGDPLMDLGNSLAYWIEADDEGPFQMLRRQPTHRPGMLTRKEVVAYYMEQSGFKVDNFDFYEIYGLFRLAVIIQQIYYRFYHGQTKDKRFAAFGHAANYLEKRCQRLIAESSL is encoded by the coding sequence ATGACCCAGATCGACGAGGCCGTGGACATCCGGGAAGGCGAGGAACTGGACACTGGCGCCGTAGACCGGTTCATGAAAGAGGCGATCCCGGATCTGCAAGGCGAGCCAGAGATTCGTCAATACCCGGGTGGCGCCTCAAACCTGACCTATCAGGTGGATTACGGCGACCGGTCCTACGTCTTGCGCCGGCCGCCGTTTGGCAAGATTGCCAAGTCTGCCCACGACATGCTGCGTGAGGCGAAGGTCATGCGGGCGCTCAAACCGGTTTATCCCTACGTACCCAACATCATTGCCATTTGCGATGATCACGACGTGCTGGGTTGCGATTTCTACGTGATGGAACGGTTGAAGGGCATTATCCTGCGCCAGGACTTTCCCAAGGATTTCGAGCTCAGTGAAGCCGATACCCGCAAGCTTTGCCTGAACGTGATCGACAAACTGGTGGATCTTCACCGTGTGGATGCCAAGGCAGCAGGCCTGGACAAGCTGGGCAAGGGCGAGGGCTACGTTCAGCGCCAGATTGGCGGTTGGAGTGACCGTTTCCGCAAGGCCCGCACCGACGATGTGGGTGACTTTGAGCAGGTAATGAGCTGGCTCAATGACAAGATGCCAGAAGACATTGCCCAGGTGGTGATCCACAATGATTTCCGCTTCGACAACGTGGTGCTGAACCCGGACAACCCGTTCGAGGTTATTGGCGTACTGGACTGGGAGATGGCCACCATCGGTGATCCGCTGATGGATCTTGGAAACAGCCTGGCCTACTGGATTGAGGCGGACGACGAAGGCCCGTTCCAGATGCTGCGCCGCCAACCGACCCATCGCCCGGGCATGCTTACCCGCAAGGAAGTGGTGGCATATTACATGGAGCAGTCCGGCTTCAAGGTCGACAACTTCGACTTCTATGAGATCTACGGCCTGTTCCGGCTGGCAGTGATCATCCAGCAGATCTATTACCGTTTCTACCATGGCCAGACCAAGGACAAGCGTTTCGCCGCCTTTGGCCATGCCGCTAATTATCTCGAAAAGCGCTGCCAGCGGTTGATTGCGGAGAGCTCCCTGTAA
- a CDS encoding EAL domain-containing protein: protein MNQPAVLFDESHCEQCACGEGLDFSFTFAFQPIVDVLNKSVYAYEALVRGTEGQGAMSVLSKVTEQNRYAFDQVCRVKAVKLAARLNMEPMLSINFMPNAVYRAEYCIRTTLAAAKTYNFDTRKIIFELTEDEQLTSTSVDHLVSIIEAYQEMGFSTAIDDFGAGFSRYNVMMASPPDLLKLDMALIRDIDRQPNKQAVVAGIITMMTQLGGQIIAEGVETKEEYFWLRSQGINLYQGYLFAKPGFECLPEPVFPA from the coding sequence GTGAACCAACCCGCCGTACTGTTTGACGAGTCTCATTGCGAGCAATGTGCATGTGGAGAGGGGTTGGATTTTTCCTTTACCTTCGCGTTCCAGCCCATTGTTGACGTTCTCAACAAATCTGTTTACGCCTACGAGGCGCTGGTGCGAGGCACCGAGGGTCAGGGGGCGATGAGTGTCCTCTCGAAGGTAACCGAGCAGAATCGCTACGCCTTCGATCAGGTTTGTCGGGTCAAGGCGGTCAAGCTTGCCGCCAGGCTGAACATGGAGCCGATGCTCAGCATTAATTTTATGCCCAACGCGGTGTACCGGGCCGAGTACTGTATTCGCACGACCCTGGCGGCTGCCAAGACCTACAATTTCGATACCCGGAAAATCATTTTCGAGCTTACTGAGGACGAACAGCTGACCTCCACATCTGTCGACCACCTCGTGTCGATTATCGAGGCTTATCAGGAGATGGGTTTCAGCACCGCCATTGATGATTTCGGGGCCGGTTTCTCACGGTACAATGTCATGATGGCCAGCCCACCCGATCTGTTGAAGCTGGATATGGCATTGATCCGTGATATTGATCGGCAGCCGAACAAGCAGGCCGTTGTTGCAGGCATCATTACCATGATGACTCAGCTTGGCGGTCAGATCATCGCTGAGGGCGTCGAAACCAAGGAAGAATACTTCTGGTTGCGCTCCCAGGGGATCAATCTCTACCAGGGCTATCTATTCGCCAAACCGGGGTTCGAGTGCCTTCCGGAGCCCGTGTTTCCGGCCTGA